A portion of the Lolium rigidum isolate FL_2022 chromosome 1, APGP_CSIRO_Lrig_0.1, whole genome shotgun sequence genome contains these proteins:
- the LOC124703968 gene encoding histone-lysine N-methyltransferase, H3 lysine-9 specific SUVH5-like has translation MPAGFTDRAACDGTRRATVAGITNGYDGAYAVSSRKPADDSAAVGGGATRKRRKAIVPWRFHIGYKRQPWTSQGNGSQSHGPPRTDGPSRQCAPEATAPNQKSVSVAIATRKRSTLKRVQTGTAAPVHCKKRVNKGPADSHQAMPKSKIAYISRKNALASLQEFRLIYRSFKFLFQDQPTYRPDDYEALWVFRDRYSVKRYDGRRYVGRVPGVEVGDVFDSDAELHLTGLHRSRDSHVDYIVSKEGDMMAYQAVSIVSSYGQHSHDENNNLDLLQHVGSVAITAGHQMGGIEQLALKQNMDTGTRENPVSAINLKSNEYPMSFLYISRIRYHDPNDRPDPPSGCDCIGGCSDSQECACAVKNGGEIPFNDDGLILEEKPLIYECGPSCKCPPTCHNRVSQHRIKFRLQVFKTELMGWGVRSLDFIPKGSFVCEYVGELLDNKDAQERANDEYLFITGDKYFDVPRWEGISETIVPSLRNRHGEDDAKVFSVDALTWSNLARFINHSCNPNLFTQNVLYDHDDVRMPHIMLFACGNIPPLQPLSFDYNYDKDGVHDSQGHIKKKQCLCGSRKCKGRLY, from the exons ATGCCGGCGGGGTTTACAGATCGCGCTGCTTGTGATGGCACACGACGAGCGACGGTGGCTGGGATTACCAATGGGTACGATGGTGCATATGCAGTGAGTAGCCGCAAACCAGCTGATGATTCCGCGGCAGTTGGTGGTGGCGCTACCCGCAAGCGGCGCAAGGCCATCGTGCCATGGAGGTTCCATATCGGCTACAAGAGGCAGCCATGGACGTCACAGGGTAATGGATCTCAATCTCATGGACCTCCTAGAACAGATGGTCCCAGCAGGCAATGCGCTCCGGAAGCTACTGCACCTAACCAAAAATCTGTCAGTGTTGCCATTGCCACCAGGAAGCGATCCACACTGAAAAGGGTTCAGACAGGAACCGCTGCGCCTGTACACTGCAAGAAGAGAGTGAACAAGGGTCCAGCTGATAGTCACCAAGCAATGCCAAAGAGCAAAATCGCCTATATCAGCAGAAAAAATGCCTTGGCTTCTCTGCAGGAGTTCCGGCTCATCTACAGAAGCTTCAAGTTTCTGTTTCAGGACCAACCCACCTACAGACCGGATGACTACGAGGCTCTATGGGTCTTCAGAGACAGGTACTCTGTCAAAAGATACGACGGCAGGAGGTACGTGGGCAGGGTGCCGGGAGTCGAGGTCGGCGACGTGTTTGATTCCGACGCGGAGCTTCACCTCACCGGTCTCCACCGTTCGCGGGACTCGCACGTCGACTACATCGTCAGCAAGGAAGGCGACATGATGGCATATCAGGCCGTTAGCATTGTCTCATCATACGGGCAGCATTCTCACGACGAGAACAACAATCTGGATCTCCTGCAGCATGTTGGATCCGTGGCCATCACGGCTGGTCATCAGATGGGAGGCATAGAACAACTTGCACTGAAGCAGAACATGGATACAGGTACAA GAGAAAACCCTGTATCTGCCATTAACCTCAAATCAAACGAGTACCCAATGTCGTTTCTGTACATCTCGCGCATACGGTACCACGACCCAAATGACCGTCCAGATCCTCCATCAGGCTGTGATTGCATTGGTGGATGCTCGGACTCACAAGAGTGCGCGTGTGCGGTAAAAAATGGAGGGGAGATCCCTTTCAACGATGATGGTCTCATCCTAGAGGAAAAACCTCTTATCTATGAGTGTGGACCTTCATGCAAGTGCCCACCAACTTGTCACAATAGAGTCAGCCAACATAGAATCAAGTTTCGCCTCCAAGTCTTCAAGACAGAACTGATGGGTTGGGGAGTCAGGAGCCTTGATTTTATACCCAAGGGAAGCTTTGTGTGTGAATACGTGGGAGAATTGCTGGACAACAAAGATGCCCAGGAGAGGGCAAATGATGAGTACCTGTTCATTACTGGAGACAAATATTTCGATGTACCACGCTGGGAGGGCATATCGGAGACCATCGTCCCCTCGCTTCGGAATCGTCATGGAGAAGATGACGCAAAGGTCTTTTCTGTTGATGCACTGACCTGGAGCAACCTTGCAAGGTTCATCAACCACAGCTGCAACCCCAACCTTTTTACGCAAAATGTCCTTTACGATCACGATGATGTCCGTATGCCTCACATCATGCTTTTCGCGTGTGGTAATATTCCTCCGCTACAACCCTTGTCATTTGACTACAATTATGACAAGGATGGAGTTCATGACTCCCAAGGACACATCAAGAAGAAGCAATGCTTATGTGGGTCTCGTAAGTGCAAGGGACGGTTGTACTAG